A single Deltaproteobacteria bacterium DNA region contains:
- a CDS encoding twin-arginine translocase subunit TatC codes for MRPLVEYFENPERIIAFLEVFRKGLIQVLAVVFIFAVIGYGFAKTILDFLQKHTGVTLAYYGLSETFFTLLNIALFSSLFVTVPFLLFKVLSALRAVFPTLSRKTMIGFWIGAVFLFYLGAGFCLFVTLPYGTKFLLSYQSSHIEAIISVKKFVSFCLLFIFAFGIIFELPLTMILLGRIGLVKVSFLTRYRSYAILVITVLSAVLTPTPDAFNMMLMAVPLYLLFEIGIIGMRLWGKKEP; via the coding sequence ATGCGCCCATTAGTGGAATATTTTGAAAATCCGGAACGGATCATCGCCTTCCTGGAGGTATTCAGGAAAGGCCTGATCCAAGTGCTGGCCGTGGTTTTTATCTTTGCCGTGATCGGCTACGGCTTTGCCAAAACGATTCTGGATTTTTTACAAAAACATACCGGGGTTACCCTGGCTTACTACGGGCTTTCCGAAACCTTTTTTACTCTGCTCAATATCGCCCTGTTTTCATCCCTATTCGTTACCGTGCCATTTTTATTGTTCAAAGTCCTGTCGGCCCTCCGGGCCGTCTTCCCCACCCTCTCCCGGAAAACGATGATCGGCTTCTGGATCGGGGCGGTCTTCCTCTTCTATCTGGGGGCCGGTTTCTGCCTTTTTGTTACCTTGCCCTACGGGACCAAATTTCTTTTAAGTTACCAGAGCAGCCACATAGAGGCCATTATTTCCGTAAAAAAATTTGTCTCCTTTTGCCTCCTCTTCATTTTCGCCTTCGGCATTATTTTTGAACTGCCCCTGACCATGATCCTTTTGGGCCGGATCGGCCTGGTGAAGGTCAGTTTCCTGACCCGCTATCGGAGCTATGCCATCTTAGTGATTACCGTCTTGTCTGCCGTCCTGACCCCGACCCCCGATGCCTTCAATATGATGCTCATGGCCGTTCCTCTCTATCTGCTCTTCGAGATCGGCATTATCGGCATGCGTCTTTGGGGTAAAAAGGAGCCGTAG